A window of the Zeugodacus cucurbitae isolate PBARC_wt_2022May chromosome 2, idZeuCucr1.2, whole genome shotgun sequence genome harbors these coding sequences:
- the LOC105220726 gene encoding alpha-tocopherol transfer protein-like yields MSKINLRQLDPALRELARTNCNENAETVVDQIEVIQEWIRKSPHLKASNNPHLILAFLRRCHFSLEETKKRIDDYYALKNAFHEVLCERELSEELLEFYRTGIHIIPNKPIAPDGPAVMISQYCKIDSKKSNPRLAFKLLFILFETLAMESDNASIVGLTYIIDCRDVGVDLMMQFDPFLLKKAYTLAENCMPLKLNEIHVINMRREGVSVFNFVSSFMPSTLAFKFLAHKKAEDLFEHIPRDAVTVEYGGSNGYLAEAIKSFEQQLAQHKEHFKEDGNFGTNEKLRIGRKKEWEMGELSGVSGSFRKLELD; encoded by the exons atgagtaaaataaatttacgtCAACTCGACCCGGCGCTTCGTGAATTGGCGCGCACAAATTGCAATGAAAATGCTGAGACCGTAGTTGATCAAATCGAAGTCATACAAGAATGGATTAGAAAGTCTCCACATCTGAAAGCGTCGAATAATCCCCATTTGATTTTGGCCTTCCTGCGTCGGTGTCATTTCAGTCTCGAGGAAACAAAGAAACGTATCGATGATTATTATGCGTTAAAGAATGCATTTCATGAGGTGTTGTGTGAACGTGAATTGAGTGAAGAGTTATTAGAGTTCTATCGCACTGG CATACACATTATACCCAACAAACCGATCGCACCCGATGGACCAGCTGTAATGATCTCGCAGTACTGCAAAATCGATTCGAAAAAATCAAATCCGCGTTTAGCATTTAAATTACTGTTTATACTCTTCGAGACATTGGCCATGGAGAGCGACAATGCCAGCATAGTGGGTCTAACATATATAATCGATTGTCGGGACGTTGGTGTCGATCTAATGATGCAATTTGATCCATTCCTCTTGAAGAAGGCCTACACGCTGGCGGAAAACTGTATGCCCTTAAAACTGAATGAAATCCATGTCATAAATATGAGACGCGAAGGTGTATCTGTCTTCAATTTCGTATCATCGTTTATGCCCAGTACATTGGCATTCAAG tttctggcGCACAAGAAGGCCGAGGATTTGTTCGAACACATTCCACGTGATGCGGTAACGGTCGAATATGGCGGCAGCAATGGCTACCTGGCCGAGGCGATTAAATCGTTTGAGCAGCAATTGGCGCAGCATAAGGAGCACTTCAAAGAAGATGGCAATTTCGGCACAAACGAAAAACTACGCATTGGACGTAAGAAAGAATGGGAAATGGGTGAATTAAGTGGAGTGAGTGGGTCTTTCAGAAAACTAGAATTGGATTAG